Proteins encoded together in one Salarchaeum sp. JOR-1 window:
- a CDS encoding transcriptional regulator — protein sequence MGERDRDEESGKFTEEYPPQEFLEALSEIGPSGTTDISDHIGCDRRTAYLKLKSLEEEGKVRSKKVGNSLLWELDE from the coding sequence ATGGGCGAGCGGGACCGGGACGAAGAAAGTGGGAAATTTACTGAGGAGTACCCTCCTCAAGAGTTTCTGGAAGCCCTGTCTGAAATCGGTCCAAGTGGCACGACGGATATCTCAGATCACATCGGGTGTGACCGCCGGACTGCCTATCTGAAATTGAAATCCCTCGAAGAGGAGGGCAAGGTTAGAAGCAAAAAAGTCGGAAATTCTCTCCTCTGGGAACTGGACGAGTAG